The Pogona vitticeps strain Pit_001003342236 chromosome 10, PviZW2.1, whole genome shotgun sequence nucleotide sequence CGTACTGGTTCCACCACAATCACTTAACAAAAGCACAAAAATGTTCTGGTTTTGGTTAAATCGCACAGGGATGCCTtttaagggagggaaggaggtggcagcagcagttgccaaagaaagaaatcacattcCACGAAGATGAGAAACTGAGGGaaggccacctcctcctccccgaCCCTCCCCAAACGCCAGGCAAGGCCCAAGTGTCCAGAGGCCCTTGGGATCCATCCGGCTCCGCTCTCCCTCTACTTGGAGACTTGGTGGATGGCGTGGGCAAGGTAAGCCACGTTGCCGGAGGTGACTCCCGCGACGGAGATGCGGCCGTCCTTCGTCATGTAAACAGAGAACTCTTTGGTCAGCCGCTCCACCTGGGAAGGAAAGTGCAGAAGGAGGCCCGGTTCAAGAGGCTTCCAGAGGATGGCTGAGCCACGCCCCAGGGGAAACCACCAGCCACTCGTGGCCCAACCAGCTCCGACAGCCTGCCGATGGCGTGAGAGTGCAGTGGCTGCGGCTTTGCCCCCTTAGAGGGAGAAGCGAAAGCGCTTAGTCTTAAGAGAAGGCCTTCCTCCCCTGCCATGCACCCACTTTGCCTCCCGAAGCACAGCTCTATATATTAGCACAGAGGAAAAGGTGGCCACGCAACcacttttaaaaaggggaaagccCACAAAGCAGCCCCATGGGCAGCCTCTGGCTGGAGCTCCGTGTGAGCAAGGCGGCCTTTCCTGGAGCCTGGGCAGGGCAACATCCAGGGCCCCTTTGCATCTGTGACACCCCCGCCGGTATGAACACGGCACGCCGTGGCTTCTGCAGGCTGTGCCGTGCAGACCCACCAGGAGCAAAACCTGGACGTGGAATTAACAGGGATCTTTAAATGTGATCTTTATTCCCTTtgagcccccccccatctccctcccacaagaggagagagagaccAGTTCTCCTCGAAAACAAGAAGACCGGGCTCCCCGCTCTGTCTGAACTGGTTGGCTCTTTCCCCTTCGAAACATGGAAGGGCCAGTGCAGCCCTCcagcctccccttccccccccctggAGCTGGGCCCCCTTAGAAGTGGAGGGGCACGGCTTGTCCAGCAAATGGCACCACAGATTTCTTAAAAGCCTCCTGCATTCATCCCGTTATAAATCACTGGAACGGAGTTCCTTAAATGTGGTTTTGTGGGTGGAAGCgtgttttaaaaaacccctcGGCTTCAGCAGcacccccaccatcaccaccccacGTACCTGCTCGGGCTTCAGTCCCGTGAAGCAGAACATGCCGATCTGGTCGGTGATGTGCTGCCAGTTATGAGAGGAGCCCTCCTTCTTCAGGTTGCTCACCAGCTGGGTGCGCATGCCAATGATGCGGTCGGCCATGCCCTTGACCTCTACCAGCCTGCGCCAAGGAGGACGCAGGAGACAGAAATGGGTAAGAGGAAAAGGCGAAGGAAGGTTAGTGGGCAGCCCCTCCGGAAGGGTTTACTGCCCGGGAAAGTCAAAAGAAGGCTCCGTGGCCCTGCTTGGAAAATGGCAAGAAATAGTCCCCAGGCTGGTGTTCCCAAGGAAAGCGGTTCACTCCACAGAGCCAGGCACAAGTCACAGAACGCAGCTCCCCTCATCCACCACCTGCCTTGTGTTCTTGACCTCTTCCGCATTTGTGATTTAcagtccagaaaaaaagaggtctTAGCCAGGGCTGGAGGTCTGCCACTCCCTCCCCCTCCACAACAAGCCTCCCACAAAGAGGCTTACAAAGCACCCACTGCATTTCTGGCAACTTCCTTGTAAGCGCATCTTCTgctggaagggaagaaagggaaccAAGTGCCTTTCGGCGCAAAGAGAACCAGCCGGCTGTTGTAAGAAAGCACAGCTGACCTTGGCTTTAAAGCTTAGCCCTGGAcaagaacagggccaaagaggcCTCGGCTGGTTTGGGACAGAGCCACCCCCTTGCAACAACCCCACTCTCTGATCCTGCCCCGAACCACcacagctgcctcctcctcctcctctcttttcccttctgctttccaGCCAGCGGCTCTTCCACAGGTCTTACCACTCCTGTCTGAGGTCAGGGCTGTTCAGGATGGTGGAGGCGATCCGAGCCCCATTGATGGGGGGGTTGGAGTACATGGGGCGGATGAGGATCTTCAGCTGCGACTCCACCCGCTTGGCCTCCTCCGAGTCCTTGCAAACCACAGTGAAGGCGCCCACACGCTCCCCTGGAAACGAAAGGACCAAGGGCTCGGTAGCacctgaacccccccccctcgAGGCCCCTCTGAGCCGCCGCTCCCCCcccaaagctgctgctgctgctgggctgTTCCTTTCGCCACACTGCTCCTGTTTACAACTGTACACCAGGATCTCATAAGACCCGTATTTCCTTCTTTGAAAACAGAGCTTTATCCTGGCAGCTCAAAAGAGAATCTGAACACATGTGAACAAGCCCAGAATCCAGGATCAGGGCACAAAGCAGATCTCTCCTGCCCCTTCAAAACTGCTCCCTTCTCAAGCACCCCGTCTCCCCTTCACGGGCTGTATGTTCATCACTATAGGAAGCCCCCACAcctggggggggaaagaagactTACAAGGAAAGTCATACTTCATGGGGTGGCACAAAGCCTCCAGCTAAAGAATCCACACAGAGCCTTTCCGTGGCCCCCTCCATCAGCTCCTCCAGCTTCCCCACCCCCTGGCTGCTTTTCCATTTCTAACCTCTCAGGACCTCTAAAGCGGAAGCAGTCCAAAGTCCAGCCTGTTTCCAGCCTTGGCGGGTCACTGAGCGGAAAGTGAAAGTTCCTGCCAACCGTTTAATCCTCTAATCCGCCTTCCCTCCCACAGAGCAGGCAACGAGACCTGCTGGCCATTcgggggggcggtgggggggggagaggagtacTTACCATACAAGCCCATGTTCTTGGCATACGACTGGGACAGGACCACATTGATGCCCTGCTCGATGAAGTGGCGGACGGCCCAGGCATCTCGGTTGATGTCCCCGCTGGCAAAGCCTTGGTAGGCCATGTCGAAGAAGACAAAAAGGTTCCTTTTCTGGAAACGGAAAACAAAGGCTGATGAAGCTTGAAAGGGAGGCACTATTTCCAAAAGGCAGGACACCTCAGAGGAGCCCAGAggagcccacccccaccccccggctgGACCTTCCCACCCAGACAACAGGATCTCAATGGGGATTGTGGCCTCTCTGTTTGCACAAAGTACCAGCTACATTCAAGCAGCTCCACCTGCACCTTGTGCAAACACTGTGGGCCACAAAATAGCCTGCAGGGTACAAGGACCCAGCAGATGCACCTCGCTGGTCTCTGGGCAAATCTGGAAAATAAATGCTTCTCCCCCAAAGTGCAGTTTGAAGTCCCTGTTCTGCAACACAGAGATCACCCCTGGCTGCTGGAAGGGGCGGAGGTTGGGCCTTGGGCTCCTCGCTGGGCAGACGGAGCAGCCCCAGGCTGCAGTGGCTGGCCCAAGAGCCCCCGCCCCGGCAGAGCCGTCCCCGCGAGGCCCCGGCTGTGCTCGGCCCATGTGCTCCCGAGCGCCGCTCCTCACCTTCACAGCCGCCGCCAGCTCCTTCCACTGCTCTGGCCGAGGGTCCACTCCGGTGGGGTTGTGAGCGCAGGCGTGGAAGAGGACAATGCTCTGCTCCGGGATTTTCTTCAGtgcaaagagagaagaaaggggcCTGCTTGATCCTAAGAAGCGCCGagaaccccaaccccaaaccatATAGAGAGAGGAAATGCACAAGGGCCTCCCCCACACCCGCCCGTTGCATATCTCACTGGAACCGGTCTCTGCCTGGGACAGCTTTTTCTAGAGACATAAGTCCTCCTGACAAGAACTGAGCCTCTGAAGGGATACCTGCTTGGCAATGAAACCTCACAGTTACCAGTAGATTCTATCAGCTCAGCCCCAAAAGGTTGGTGGCCCCGACTGTCTTATTGTCTTCTTACAGAAATGTCCTCCAAGGCCCCGGTGAAGTCAAAGCCACAGGTTTTGGGGTCGTAGTAGCGATAGCTTTGCAGCTGCATCCCAGCGTCTCTGAAGATGGGGGTGTGATTCCCCCAGGATGGCTTGGGCAGGTACACGTCGCGGCTGGACTTGAAGAACCGTTGCTGtaaagaggagagggaaaagcCAAACTGCAGTTGCCCAGAGCAGGCCTGAGGGAGCATCTGTCGGGGGCAAAAGGCACCTCCTGAGTCtctcgtcctcccccccccctttaatgatGTTAGATTTAAACAAGCACTCACGAGGAAGTTAGCACCAACTCTCAGAGATCCTGTTCCGGAAATTGTCTGCACGGTGACATACTGAAAGAGCAAGCAAGAGGACTTGCGTTACTAAGACTTCATTAATGCAATTTTAGGGAAGGGAACCCACCCCATGGGGGGGAGGGGTCGCGGTCCTGGAGCCAGGACCCCGTTCACGGCtttctgttgcaacaaagttcaaACTACGTGTGCATAACGACACAATTACCGCTACAGACCCTAATTAAAACCTCATTTCAAGGCTGTGATCCGGCATCTTCCAGGATAGAGGCTCCTCGGGAGCCCTGGCCAAGCTGAGCAGGAGCAGGCATTGGGGCCGAGGAGACGCAGAGAGGCCAAAAGTGAGAGGGAGGCAAGGGCTGCTGGCACCAATCCGTTCCCAAATGGATATTTTGGGAGGTTTCAGCGAAAACTCTGCTCATACTCCCAATGTCCTGACAGCCATGAGAAGCTGAAGGCCTCAGGTGGGGGACTCCCTGCAAAATCTCCGGAGCCCTGCAGAACTGGTTTTGCCTTGATTTCCAGTTCCTTAACTCCACGGGGGAAGGTCACACGTGCCCTCGCGCACTGCCTTGACCCTCTGGAAGAGCGAGGCCCCAGGCCCTGCACCAAACCCCGCTCTGTGGCCCTCCCTGATGAAGCCAGGGGATCAGGCCTCTGCTCACACCACTGTGGCTTTTGGGCACTTTTCAAACCGATTTCCCCAGGAAGAACAGCCACAGGCGACACCTCCTCTCAGGGAGGAAGAGATGAGAAAATGCTTCAGCCGCTCTGTGTCCCTCCCCCTTGCATCATGCACAGCCCTGGGGATGCAGGGCAGGTTTTAGGGCTCAGTTTGTGGGCAGCAAGAGGGAGCCCCGTGTCAGCCCACTTTCCACCCTTGAATCTGACCCTGAGCAGCCCAAGGATCCCAGGGCGTACACTGGGGGGTGGAAAGGACTCCTCTTCGCAGGAAGCCCAGAGGTTCCTGACATAGGAATTCGTCACTCAAAGACCGCACGGGGGGGTGGGTGTTTGCGCCTCCCGCGTGATGGGCCCGGCTCCTTACCCGGCCGCTCTGAATAACCTCGTTGGTGTCTCCCAAAGCCAGCTGGGCCGACGCCTTGTTGAACTCGGCCAAACCCGCAATAGGCAAATATTCTTTGTCCAGCTTCTTAGCAGCGATCTGGGCTTCTGCCTAGAGAAAGAAGAGGTCATATTTCTTCATTAGGTTCTCCCCCCCACGTTGACTGAGAGGAAATGCCTGCTCCCCCCCCGACCTTTGGCTCTTCAATcagaaccccccccctttttgaaaaGCAGGGCAGGGCCTCTCCGCTTGCTTTAGAGAAAGGGATCCCGACCTCGAGTCACACGCAAGGCAGGGGCGGGAAGGGGGTTGTGTGTCCAGAGCCGGGTGAGGCACCCCTGGCCGCCCGGAAGGATCCGACAACACCTCCCCCAATCTTCCCTTCCTGTTGGCCACGTTCCCCGGCCGGGGGTTCAGAAAAAGGAGGCGCAGGAGCCTTTGCTTACTTTCCGGACACAGTTGAGGACGTAGGGCTTCCCGTTGTCGTCCCGGTAAGCCCCGACTCCCAGGTTCATCTTCTTGCTGCTGGTGTCTCGCTTGAAGGCTTCCGTCACGCCCAGAATGGGGTCGGGGGGTCCCATCTCCACATGAGCCCACCAGGAACTGGAACAGCAAGGGAAGAGatgggcgcgggggggggagttcctcACGCCACTTCCGCATCAGGGCAGTGGAGGACCTCCTCGCGGGATCCCTGGCCAGGTTTCAAGCAGCCCGCGGCACGGAGCGCACGCACCTCCCCTCGCCCCAGGACGACGCGCCCGGACCCTTCACAAAGTGAAGCCAGCAAGCAGCCAAATTAAAatggcgggagggagggaggggatggAGGGGGGCTGCTTCCCAAAGGCACTTTATAGGGACTTGGAGAAACCTTTTTTGGATCTGCTTGCATTCCcatgcttctaattttttttttgatagaaCACTATATTTCAGATCCcacctttttttattttgggaaaTGTTATATGTTTGCTACAATACATAAACaaagaacgtgtgtgtgtgtgtgtgtttcactccTGTTCTTCCGGGGTGGGCACCCTTGCCCAccactttgtctctctctctctctctcgatgaGCACTCCCACGATCCTCTGACTCGCGGGCAGGGTTGGAAGGAGTGGCCCCTCAGGTGGACCACGGCCGTGACTGTGGCCCTTTGGCTCGGGGCGCCCACCCCCtccctctcaatctctctctctcccgcccgCGCGCCCGCCCTCCAAAGGCGTTCCAAGGGCACCCAGAGTTGGCAACCCCAAACCCCACGCAGCTAATCCCGCGCCTCTACGGCCGCTTCCTAGCCAATCGGGGAAGGGCGGCGCGCTCCCGCCCTCCAGGGCAGCCAATCGCGGGCCTGCTTGGCCGACGCCGCGCGCCTCCCTCGTCCCAGCCCGGCCTTCTCGCCGACGCCGGTGAGTTACGGGGCCCGGAGAAGGACAAACATGGGAAGGGGGCGCCTTTCGCTTCccgcttccccccctccccctccctcgcCCGGCTTCGGGACGTTTCTCGTTCCCAGGCACCCCCCACCGCCACCCCTCCTTCCCGACTCGCGTCCTCCCCACGTGCCGGCATTCGCACGTGACGGCGCAGGCTGCCCTTGACGGCGTCTTGCGGGCCAGCCGGGTCGGGGTCCGGGCCGACACGTGTGAACGCGCGGCGCCCCTGACCTTGCCCCGCAACCCCGCTCGGGGGTCCCTTTACCTGGCGCGGGCCGCCGCCAGCGAGGCCAGGCCGggcgggaagaggaggaagcgGCTGCCCAGCGGCTGCAGGAGGGCCATGGCGGTGGCGGTGGAAGGCGGTGGTGGtggaaggcgggcgggcgggaggaggaggagctccagcaggagagagagagagagagaccggaAGGGGGCGGGGACGGGGACGGGGGGGGCGGAGCCGCGGGGGGGCGGGGCGGTGGGCAGGAGATCAGCGGCGCCCCGCCAGGCGCTCTGCACGTGCTCAGAGGCGCCCGCTCTTCAGTC carries:
- the GOT2 gene encoding aspartate aminotransferase, mitochondrial — its product is MALLQPLGSRFLLFPPGLASLAAARASSWWAHVEMGPPDPILGVTEAFKRDTSSKKMNLGVGAYRDDNGKPYVLNCVRKAEAQIAAKKLDKEYLPIAGLAEFNKASAQLALGDTNEVIQSGRYVTVQTISGTGSLRVGANFLQRFFKSSRDVYLPKPSWGNHTPIFRDAGMQLQSYRYYDPKTCGFDFTGALEDISKIPEQSIVLFHACAHNPTGVDPRPEQWKELAAAVKKRNLFVFFDMAYQGFASGDINRDAWAVRHFIEQGINVVLSQSYAKNMGLYGERVGAFTVVCKDSEEAKRVESQLKILIRPMYSNPPINGARIASTILNSPDLRQEWLVEVKGMADRIIGMRTQLVSNLKKEGSSHNWQHITDQIGMFCFTGLKPEQVERLTKEFSVYMTKDGRISVAGVTSGNVAYLAHAIHQVSK